From a region of the Palaeococcus ferrophilus DSM 13482 genome:
- a CDS encoding DUF763 domain-containing protein has product MRNVADLPLHGGHVPAWLAQRMRKLTRLVLLLAVEEYGTKGLLERLSDPVWFQAFNNVIGMDWDSSGSTTVTAGMIKDTLWKEELGLKAAGGKGKKSRATPEELKAIGKLYDLNPEPYVRTSRLVAKVDTVALQTGYQLYHHVFFLDEEGSWAVIQQGMNERERMARRFHWFNSETFILDPHKAIAGLEREFALNTVSKEAREYQKTLLDVVQERPERIERELESLKAIAKGYRPLVYYKPREPWEKDMIKRYESLGRFELNKRALEFARELSVSNYEEFLLLKGLGPSTLRALSLVLELVYDVHPSWKDPVTHPPDPFKFTYAVGGKDNVPFPVDMPAYDELISFMEELVSRHPEEKALVRNVTKITKSWKFPEGEKRAT; this is encoded by the coding sequence ATGAGGAACGTAGCTGATTTGCCGCTCCATGGAGGGCACGTTCCAGCGTGGCTCGCCCAGAGGATGAGGAAGCTAACCCGCTTAGTCCTCCTTCTCGCGGTGGAGGAGTACGGGACGAAGGGGCTCCTCGAGAGGCTCTCCGACCCGGTGTGGTTTCAAGCGTTCAACAACGTCATAGGCATGGACTGGGACTCATCGGGCTCTACAACGGTAACCGCCGGAATGATAAAGGACACCCTATGGAAGGAGGAGCTCGGCCTTAAAGCGGCCGGCGGAAAGGGAAAGAAGAGCCGTGCAACACCGGAGGAGCTGAAGGCTATAGGGAAGCTCTACGACCTCAATCCAGAACCATACGTGAGGACTTCCCGGCTCGTTGCGAAGGTTGACACGGTGGCGCTTCAAACGGGCTACCAGCTTTACCACCACGTCTTCTTCCTGGACGAGGAGGGCAGCTGGGCGGTAATACAGCAGGGGATGAACGAGCGGGAGAGGATGGCGAGGCGCTTTCACTGGTTTAATAGTGAAACCTTCATTCTCGACCCCCACAAGGCTATAGCAGGTTTGGAGAGGGAGTTCGCCCTCAACACCGTCTCAAAGGAAGCTAGGGAGTACCAGAAGACGCTCCTCGACGTTGTCCAGGAGAGGCCGGAGAGGATAGAGCGGGAGCTCGAAAGCCTGAAGGCAATAGCGAAGGGCTACCGTCCGCTCGTCTACTACAAGCCGAGGGAGCCGTGGGAGAAGGACATGATAAAGCGCTACGAGAGCCTTGGAAGGTTTGAGCTCAACAAGAGAGCACTGGAGTTCGCCCGCGAGTTAAGTGTTAGCAACTACGAGGAATTTCTGCTCCTGAAGGGCCTCGGGCCAAGCACGCTCAGGGCGCTCTCGCTGGTTCTTGAGCTGGTCTACGACGTCCACCCGAGCTGGAAGGATCCTGTAACCCACCCGCCTGACCCCTTCAAGTTCACCTACGCCGTCGGTGGAAAGGATAATGTGCCCTTCCCGGTAGACATGCCCGCCTACGACGAGCTGATTTCATTCATGGAGGAACTCGTGTCGAGGCACCCCGAGGAGAAGGCCCTCGTGAGGAACGTGACAAAGATAACAAAGAGCTGGAAGTTTCCGGAGGGGGAGAAGAGGGCAACTTAG
- a CDS encoding ATP-binding protein: MIQQFVDRKNELDALERAWKSEGSEMIVIYGRRRVGKTALTLRFIEGKPAVYFLADERGEENLGEFRRKVAEFFDDPVLGRSDLGWLELFEYLARKGEKLVVVIDELPYIVEHDKAFPSVLQKAWDSHLQESTVKLVLVGSSIGMMEDLLGYKSPLYGRRTMQIELKPLRYWHVREFLPSYSEGDLMRVYGAVDGIPLYLRQFRDELSFWENLENLMLRKESFLYAEAEFLLRQEFREPARYFAILRAISLGKTKHGEIVDYTGFDRGVVSKYLDNLAKIRVVRKVYPAFEPEKRRNMRYEMADNYYAFWFRFVYPNRELVERELYSEALEVVKRDYDHYMGRVFEKASLDFLWKRFAFKRAGRWWGRREEIDVVGLKGGTAHFFEVKWKELKEREAKGILKDLERKAELVNKLKGLPKRFGLVARRIEGKERLADEGYLVFDLKDMFKS; the protein is encoded by the coding sequence ATGATACAACAATTTGTTGACAGGAAGAACGAACTCGATGCCCTCGAAAGGGCATGGAAAAGCGAAGGGTCAGAAATGATAGTTATCTACGGCAGGAGAAGAGTTGGCAAGACTGCTCTCACCCTCAGATTCATTGAGGGGAAGCCTGCGGTGTACTTTCTCGCCGATGAAAGGGGGGAAGAAAACCTTGGGGAGTTCAGGAGGAAGGTAGCGGAGTTCTTTGACGATCCAGTGCTCGGGAGGTCGGACCTCGGCTGGCTTGAGCTTTTTGAATATCTTGCCAGAAAGGGTGAAAAGCTCGTCGTGGTGATTGACGAGCTCCCCTACATCGTAGAGCACGATAAGGCCTTTCCCTCGGTGCTCCAGAAAGCGTGGGATTCCCACCTTCAGGAATCCACCGTGAAACTCGTGCTCGTGGGGTCGTCCATAGGCATGATGGAGGACCTCCTCGGGTATAAAAGCCCTCTCTACGGCAGGAGGACGATGCAGATCGAGCTTAAACCGCTGAGATACTGGCACGTTAGGGAGTTCCTGCCGTCCTACTCGGAGGGGGACCTTATGAGGGTCTACGGTGCCGTTGACGGCATTCCCCTTTACCTCCGGCAGTTCAGGGATGAGCTAAGCTTTTGGGAAAACCTCGAAAACCTCATGCTTAGGAAGGAGAGCTTCCTCTACGCGGAGGCCGAGTTTCTTCTGAGGCAGGAGTTCAGGGAGCCGGCGAGATACTTCGCGATCCTGAGGGCGATATCGCTCGGAAAGACGAAGCACGGAGAGATAGTGGACTACACGGGATTTGACAGGGGAGTGGTCTCGAAGTACCTCGACAACCTCGCCAAGATAAGGGTGGTCAGAAAGGTTTACCCTGCCTTTGAGCCGGAGAAGAGAAGGAACATGAGGTACGAGATGGCCGACAACTACTACGCCTTCTGGTTCCGCTTCGTCTATCCTAACAGGGAGCTCGTCGAAAGGGAACTCTACAGTGAAGCCTTGGAGGTTGTAAAGAGAGACTACGACCACTACATGGGCAGGGTGTTTGAAAAAGCCTCCCTCGACTTCCTGTGGAAGCGCTTCGCCTTCAAGCGTGCCGGAAGGTGGTGGGGTAGGAGAGAAGAAATCGACGTCGTGGGGCTCAAGGGTGGAACAGCCCACTTTTTTGAGGTAAAGTGGAAGGAATTGAAGGAGAGGGAAGCGAAGGGAATTCTAAAAGACCTTGAGAGGAAGGCGGAACTCGTAAACAAGCTGAAAGGTCTACCGAAGAGGTTTGGGCTGGTGGCGAGGAGAATCGAGGGGAAGGAGAGGCTCGCCGATGAGGGCTACTTGGTGTTCGACCTCAAAGACATGTTCAAGTCCTAA